One Cervus canadensis isolate Bull #8, Minnesota chromosome 12, ASM1932006v1, whole genome shotgun sequence DNA window includes the following coding sequences:
- the LOC122451310 gene encoding uncharacterized protein LOC122451310, with amino-acid sequence MFRRQRGVFSSVPPHLPTDSEEWCARSQCSVQTQTTGPLPLHLSSTQDSGLKAAAAAAGLWKACHLTCSHVPPRVPSGVWCAQRPPAAPPRPFCSRHRPSGPLGPPRARVWSPGAPRPAVQQVMSAGVRTLRPTRRRHSGFARARAPDSAVSSGLDCNSQGRTRARLLRSRSTTFLHNSRELKTTPDYLDHGNSHTIKKKNNTQLCSY; translated from the exons ATGTTCAGAAGACAGAGAGGGGTCTTCAGCAGCGTCCCTCCCCACTTGCCTACTGACTCAGAAGAGTGGTGTGCTAGATCTCAGTGCTCGGTTCAGACCCAAACAACGGGACCTTTGCCACTTCACCTAAGCAGTACTCAAGACTCAGGCCTGA AagcagcagcggcggcagcaGGTCTGTGGAAAGCCTGCCATCTGACCTGCTCGCACGTCCCTCCTCGCGTCCCATCTGGTGTCTGGTGCGCACAAAGGCCTCCGGCCGCCCCGCCCAGGCCTTTCTGCAGCCGCCACCGGCCGTCCGGTCCCCTGGGCCCGCCCCGCGCGAGGGTCTGGTCCCCCGGCGCCCCGCGGCCCGCAGTCCAGCAGGTGATGTCAGCGGGTGTCCGAACTCTGCGACCCACCAGGCGCCGGCACTCAGGATTCGCACGTGCGCGCGCCCCTGACTCAGCAGTTTCCAGCGGCCTGGACTGCAATTCACAAGGAAGGACCCGGGCCCGGCTGCTAAGGAGCCGCAGCACCACCTTTCTGCACAACAGCAGAGAACTGAAAACTACTCCAGATTACCTCGATCATGGAAATAGccacactattaaaaaaaaaaacaacacacaactGTGTAGCTACTGA